One Streptomyces sp. CNQ-509 DNA window includes the following coding sequences:
- a CDS encoding MoxR family ATPase, protein MTTTTPAGPGPGAAPGPGTALLEQALFEVKRVIVGQDRMVERLLTAVLARGHCLLQGVPGVAKTLAAATLATVSGGTFHRIQFTPDLVPSDITGTRIYRPSSETFSVEPGPVAANFVLADEINRAPAKVQSALLEVMAERQVSIGGRTIPMPEPFLVLATQNPIESEGVYQLPEAQRDRFLLKVDVAAPTEDEELAILYRMSVDPPAARRVLAPHTLAALQRRADDVFVHHALAQYAVRLVLATRDLAARGDAAGGGRLAYGAGPRATLGLVAAARALALLRGREYVLPADITALAHEVIAHRLVLSFDALADGVTPESVVDEVLAAVPQPRVTPHQAEDAAAGGLAEAGSAASAGKAGRAA, encoded by the coding sequence GTGACCACCACCACCCCCGCGGGACCGGGGCCCGGCGCCGCGCCGGGCCCCGGGACGGCGCTCCTGGAACAGGCGCTCTTCGAGGTGAAGCGGGTGATCGTCGGCCAGGACCGGATGGTCGAGCGGCTGCTGACCGCCGTGCTCGCCCGCGGGCACTGCCTGCTCCAGGGCGTACCGGGCGTCGCCAAGACGCTGGCGGCGGCCACCCTGGCGACCGTGTCGGGCGGCACGTTCCACCGCATCCAGTTCACCCCCGACCTGGTGCCGTCCGACATCACCGGCACCCGCATCTACCGGCCCTCCAGCGAGACGTTCAGCGTCGAACCCGGGCCGGTCGCCGCCAACTTCGTGCTCGCCGACGAGATCAACCGGGCCCCCGCCAAGGTCCAGTCCGCGCTGCTCGAAGTCATGGCCGAGCGGCAGGTCAGCATCGGCGGCCGGACCATCCCCATGCCCGAGCCGTTCCTCGTCCTGGCCACCCAGAACCCCATCGAGTCCGAGGGCGTCTACCAGTTGCCCGAGGCCCAGCGCGACCGCTTCCTGCTCAAGGTCGACGTCGCCGCGCCCACCGAGGACGAGGAGCTGGCGATCCTCTACCGGATGAGCGTGGACCCGCCCGCCGCCCGCCGGGTGCTCGCGCCGCACACCCTCGCGGCCCTCCAGCGCCGCGCCGACGACGTGTTCGTCCACCACGCCCTCGCGCAGTACGCGGTACGCCTCGTCCTCGCCACCCGCGACCTCGCCGCCCGCGGCGACGCCGCCGGCGGCGGCCGGCTCGCGTACGGCGCGGGGCCGCGGGCCACCCTCGGCCTGGTGGCGGCGGCGCGGGCGCTGGCGCTGCTGCGCGGGCGCGAGTACGTGCTGCCCGCCGACATCACGGCGCTCGCCCACGAGGTCATCGCCCACCGGCTGGTGCTCTCCTTCGACGCGCTGGCCGACGGCGTCACGCCCGAGTCGGTCGTCGACGAGGTGCTGGCCGCTGTGCCGCAGCCCCGGGTCACGCCGCACCAGGCGGAGGACGCGGCGGCCGGTGGCCTGGCCGAGGCCGGGAGTGCCGCGAGCGCCGGGAAGGCCGGGAGGGCGGCATGA
- a CDS encoding response regulator transcription factor, translated as MRILVVEDEEDLVGALRVGLVRSGYAVDTAADVDGALEKLGVNEYDLVLLDLTLPDGDGLAVCREIRGAPGGPRILMLTARDRLADRVRGLDAGADDYLVKPFALPELLARIRALLRRDEGGTSVVEVGELRLDTARFEAYRGSRPLRLTPKEFGVLHYLMTRPGRVVSAEELLEHVWDENADPFTNTVRVTVGSLRRKVTGQEEPLIETVIRHGYRLKEETP; from the coding sequence ATGCGGATACTCGTGGTCGAGGACGAAGAGGACCTGGTGGGCGCGCTCCGGGTCGGGCTGGTGCGCTCCGGATACGCGGTCGACACCGCCGCCGACGTGGACGGCGCGCTGGAGAAGCTCGGGGTCAACGAGTACGACCTCGTGCTGCTCGACCTCACCCTGCCCGACGGCGACGGCCTCGCCGTCTGCCGGGAGATACGCGGGGCCCCCGGCGGGCCGCGGATCCTGATGCTCACCGCCCGCGACCGCCTCGCCGACCGGGTGCGCGGCCTCGACGCGGGCGCCGACGACTATCTCGTCAAGCCGTTCGCGCTGCCGGAGCTGCTGGCGCGGATACGGGCCCTGCTCCGCCGCGACGAGGGCGGCACGTCCGTCGTGGAGGTCGGCGAACTGCGGCTGGACACCGCCAGGTTCGAGGCGTACCGCGGCAGCCGCCCGCTGCGGCTCACGCCCAAGGAGTTCGGCGTGCTGCACTACCTGATGACCCGCCCCGGCCGGGTCGTCTCCGCGGAAGAACTCCTGGAGCACGTCTGGGACGAGAACGCCGACCCGTTCACCAACACCGTGCGCGTCACCGTCGGCTCGCTGCGCCGCAAGGTCACCGGCCAGGAGGAGCCGCTGATCGAGACCGTCATCCGGCACGGCTACCGGCTGAAGGAGGAGACGCCGTGA
- a CDS encoding aldo/keto reductase: protein MAFDRLTEVTTPAAHIGFGLAAVGRPAYLTTGRAEDLPAGRGVEEMRARTHELLDAAYAQGVRYFDAARSYGRAEEFLADWLKQHPDARDAVVGSKWGYAYVGDWRADAEVHEVKDHGVDAYDRQREESAELLGDRLDLYQIHSLTPDSPALTDTDLHRRLAALAANGVTVGFSTSGPEQAAAVRAALEVTVEGERLFDTVQSTYNVLEPAVGEALAEAHDAGLTVIVKEGLANGRLAGADAPAELRAVAAECGAEPDAVALAAVLRQPWAGVVLSGAATAAQLHSNLAAAAVDLDPAQYDRVAALAEPAADYWQRRAATPWS, encoded by the coding sequence ATGGCGTTCGACCGACTGACCGAAGTGACGACGCCCGCCGCCCACATCGGCTTCGGGCTGGCCGCCGTGGGCCGCCCCGCGTACCTCACCACGGGGCGCGCCGAAGACCTCCCCGCCGGGCGGGGCGTCGAGGAGATGCGCGCCCGCACCCACGAGCTGCTGGACGCCGCCTACGCCCAGGGCGTGCGGTATTTCGACGCCGCCCGCTCCTACGGCCGGGCCGAGGAGTTCCTCGCCGACTGGCTGAAGCAGCACCCGGACGCCCGGGACGCGGTCGTCGGCAGCAAGTGGGGCTACGCCTACGTCGGCGACTGGCGCGCGGACGCCGAGGTGCACGAGGTCAAGGACCACGGCGTCGATGCCTACGACCGGCAGCGCGAGGAGTCCGCCGAACTCCTCGGCGACCGCCTCGACCTCTACCAGATCCACTCCCTCACCCCCGACAGCCCGGCGCTCACCGACACCGACCTGCACCGGCGCCTCGCCGCCCTGGCGGCGAACGGCGTCACGGTCGGCTTCTCCACCAGCGGCCCGGAGCAGGCCGCGGCGGTACGGGCGGCGCTGGAGGTCACCGTCGAGGGCGAGCGGCTCTTCGACACCGTGCAGAGCACGTACAACGTGCTGGAGCCGGCGGTCGGCGAGGCGCTGGCCGAGGCGCACGACGCCGGGCTGACGGTGATCGTCAAGGAGGGCCTGGCGAACGGCCGGCTCGCCGGCGCCGACGCGCCCGCGGAACTGCGCGCCGTCGCCGCCGAGTGCGGCGCGGAGCCCGACGCCGTGGCGCTCGCCGCGGTGCTGCGCCAGCCGTGGGCCGGCGTCGTGCTCTCCGGCGCCGCCACCGCCGCGCAGCTGCACTCCAATCTCGCCGCCGCCGCGGTCGACCTCGACCCCGCGCAGTACGACCGCGTCGCCGCCCTCGCCGAGCCCGCCGCCGACTACTGGCAGCGGCGCGCGGCGACCCCCTGGTCGTAG
- a CDS encoding cell wall metabolism sensor histidine kinase WalK: MRRPRLPLPAFVHTIRFRLTVLYSVLVFCLTALVLGGAYVAVQRSGDAQPVSKELQAEKRVDGVRVGDIDVVKAEDVEAAVNYETLGNLRTFSFAVLGGVAVASLGTGWVLSGRALRPVRAIARTAEEIQAGSDLSRRIRLEGPRDELRMVADTVDSMLDRLDGAFAAQRQLVDDASHELRTPLAIIRANLDAVLSVEESEPEERRRAVAVVDRATTRMTRLVEDLLATARRSAAAFADADVDLADVADEACEEFAPLATERGLVIRRRLDEGLVLIGDPYALRRAVGNLLSNAVRLAPAGTRITVAAGRAEGWLWIAVQDAGPGIGEGEQARVFDRFWRGEAGQEGRPRDRHAGLGLAIVRQIVESHGGQPRLFSRVGAGSTFVLWLPDAGAAAGARGAGGPPDGLPAEMRGGEGDGPVELLEK, encoded by the coding sequence GTGAGGCGGCCCCGGCTGCCGCTCCCGGCCTTCGTCCACACCATCCGCTTCCGGCTCACCGTGCTCTACTCGGTGCTCGTGTTCTGCCTGACCGCGCTCGTGCTCGGCGGCGCGTACGTCGCGGTGCAGCGCAGCGGCGACGCCCAGCCGGTCAGCAAGGAGCTGCAGGCCGAGAAGCGGGTCGACGGCGTACGGGTCGGGGACATCGACGTCGTCAAGGCCGAGGACGTCGAGGCCGCCGTGAACTACGAGACGCTGGGCAACCTGCGCACCTTCTCCTTCGCCGTCCTCGGCGGCGTGGCCGTCGCCAGCCTCGGCACCGGCTGGGTGCTCTCCGGCCGGGCGCTGCGCCCCGTACGCGCCATCGCCCGTACCGCCGAGGAGATCCAGGCCGGCAGCGACCTCTCCCGCCGGATCCGGCTCGAAGGACCGCGCGACGAGCTGCGCATGGTCGCCGACACCGTCGACTCGATGCTCGACCGGCTCGACGGCGCCTTCGCCGCGCAGCGCCAGCTCGTGGACGACGCCTCGCACGAACTGCGCACCCCGCTGGCCATCATCCGGGCCAACCTCGACGCGGTGCTCTCCGTCGAGGAGTCGGAGCCGGAGGAGCGGCGGCGGGCCGTCGCCGTGGTCGACCGGGCCACCACGCGGATGACGCGGCTGGTGGAGGACCTGCTCGCGACCGCGCGGCGGTCCGCCGCCGCGTTCGCCGACGCGGACGTGGACCTGGCCGACGTGGCGGACGAGGCGTGCGAGGAGTTCGCGCCGCTGGCGACGGAACGGGGCCTGGTGATCCGGCGCCGGCTGGACGAGGGCCTGGTGCTGATCGGTGACCCGTACGCGCTGCGCCGGGCCGTCGGCAACCTCCTCTCCAACGCGGTACGCCTCGCGCCCGCCGGCACCCGCATCACGGTCGCGGCCGGCCGCGCGGAGGGCTGGCTGTGGATCGCCGTGCAGGACGCGGGCCCCGGCATCGGCGAGGGCGAGCAGGCCCGGGTCTTCGACCGGTTCTGGCGCGGCGAGGCGGGCCAGGAGGGGCGGCCCAGGGACCGGCACGCGGGTCTCGGGCTGGCGATCGTGCGGCAGATCGTGGAGTCGCACGGCGGGCAGCCGCGGCTGTTCTCCCGGGTGGGCGCGGGCAGCACGTTCGTGCTGTGGCTGCCCGACGCGGGCGCGGCGGCCGGTGCGCGCGGTGCGGGCGGGCCGCCGGACGGGCTGCCCGCGGAGATGCGCGGCGGGGAGGGCGACGGGCCGGTGGAGCTGCTGGAGAAGTAG
- the argH gene encoding argininosuccinate lyase, whose product MSDGTEGAAPQDVKLWGGRFADGPAAALERLSASVHFDMRLAPYDIAGSRAHARVLARAGLLTADELNRMLAGLDHLETDVATGVFTATIADEDVHTALERGLLERLGPELGGKLRAGRSRNDQVATLFRMYLRDHARTLGGLLAELQEALVGLAEAHPDVAMPGRTHLQHAQPVLFAHHVLAHAQALSRDAERLRQWDERTAVSPYGSGALAGSSLGLDPEAVAAELGFERGSSGNSIDGTAARDFAAEFAFVTAMIGVDVSRIAEEVILWATKEFSFVTLHDSFSTGSSIMPQKKNPDIAELARGKAGRLIGNLTGLMATLKALPLAYNRDLQEDKEPVFDSIDTLEVLLPAFTGMMATLTVNRERLEELAPAGFSLATDIAEWLVKQGVPFRVAHESAGECVKVCEAEGIELDQLTDEQFAKVSPHLTPEVRTVLTVPGALAARDARGGTAPAAVAVQLAEVKEDVAAQVRWAAATRQAGPAA is encoded by the coding sequence GTGAGCGACGGCACCGAGGGCGCGGCGCCGCAGGACGTGAAGCTCTGGGGCGGCCGGTTCGCCGACGGCCCCGCCGCGGCGCTGGAGCGGCTCTCCGCGTCCGTCCACTTCGACATGCGGCTCGCCCCGTACGACATCGCCGGCTCCCGTGCGCACGCGCGGGTGCTGGCCAGGGCCGGCCTGCTGACGGCCGATGAGCTGAACCGGATGCTCGCCGGTCTCGACCATCTGGAGACGGACGTCGCGACCGGGGTGTTCACCGCCACCATCGCCGACGAGGACGTGCACACCGCGCTCGAACGCGGCCTGCTGGAGCGGCTCGGCCCCGAGCTCGGCGGCAAGCTGCGCGCCGGCCGGTCCCGCAACGACCAGGTCGCCACCCTCTTCCGGATGTACCTGCGCGACCACGCCCGCACCCTCGGCGGACTCCTCGCCGAGCTGCAGGAGGCCCTGGTCGGCCTCGCCGAGGCGCACCCGGACGTCGCCATGCCGGGCCGTACGCACCTCCAGCACGCCCAGCCCGTGCTCTTCGCCCACCACGTGCTCGCGCACGCCCAGGCGCTCTCCCGGGACGCCGAGCGGCTGCGGCAGTGGGACGAGCGCACGGCCGTCTCGCCGTACGGATCCGGGGCGCTCGCGGGCTCCTCGCTCGGCCTGGACCCGGAGGCCGTCGCCGCCGAGCTGGGCTTCGAGCGCGGCTCGTCCGGCAACTCCATCGACGGCACGGCCGCGCGGGACTTCGCGGCGGAGTTCGCGTTCGTCACCGCGATGATCGGCGTCGACGTCTCCCGCATCGCGGAAGAGGTCATCCTGTGGGCCACGAAGGAGTTCTCCTTCGTCACCCTGCACGACTCCTTCTCGACCGGCAGCTCGATCATGCCGCAGAAGAAGAACCCGGACATCGCCGAGCTGGCGCGCGGCAAGGCGGGCCGGCTGATCGGCAACCTCACCGGGCTGATGGCGACGCTGAAGGCGCTCCCGCTCGCGTACAACCGCGATCTGCAGGAGGACAAGGAGCCGGTCTTCGACTCGATCGACACCCTGGAGGTCCTGCTGCCCGCGTTCACCGGCATGATGGCCACGCTCACCGTCAACCGGGAGCGGCTGGAGGAGCTGGCCCCGGCCGGCTTCTCGCTGGCCACCGACATCGCCGAGTGGCTGGTCAAGCAGGGCGTGCCGTTCCGCGTCGCGCACGAGAGCGCGGGGGAGTGCGTCAAGGTCTGCGAGGCCGAGGGCATCGAGCTCGACCAGCTCACCGACGAGCAGTTCGCGAAGGTCTCCCCGCATCTGACGCCCGAGGTACGGACCGTGCTCACCGTCCCCGGCGCGCTCGCCGCGCGCGACGCTCGCGGCGGCACCGCGCCGGCGGCGGTCGCGGTGCAGCTCGCGGAGGTCAAGGAGGACGTGGCGGCGCAGGTGCGCTGGGCGGCGGCGACGCGGCAGGCGGGCCCCGCGGCGTAG
- a CDS encoding S1C family serine protease — protein MTHARPGLGEPRGPAFTAGDRAGTAAPRPAGGPPQAGPVPPASPYRVPPAPTPTPPPAPRRAANRALAVAVVAAVLAGGAAGFAAGEIRGPGGGEEAAAGALPPAAAGRNPGDLDSVAARVLPSVVSVQAGERQGSGFVFDDRGRILTNAHVVGTATDATVVLHSGRRVDAEVLGRDTGRDVAVLEVAGPYAPRPLPRGRAADLSVADSVLAIGSPLGLTGTVTSGIVSAVDREVSLGGGAQQRAVQTDASINPGNSGGPLVDAAGRVVGINTAIASLDRGSGGSIGIGFAVPVEDAVRAADSIIDGD, from the coding sequence GTGACCCACGCCCGTCCCGGCCTCGGCGAGCCCCGCGGCCCCGCGTTCACCGCGGGCGACCGCGCCGGCACCGCCGCCCCGCGTCCCGCGGGCGGGCCCCCGCAGGCCGGGCCCGTGCCGCCCGCGTCCCCGTACCGCGTCCCCCCGGCACCCACCCCGACCCCGCCCCCGGCGCCCCGCCGCGCGGCGAACCGGGCCCTCGCCGTCGCCGTCGTCGCCGCAGTCCTCGCCGGCGGCGCGGCCGGGTTCGCCGCCGGCGAGATACGCGGCCCCGGGGGCGGTGAGGAGGCGGCGGCCGGAGCCCTCCCACCGGCCGCCGCCGGGCGGAACCCCGGCGACCTCGACAGCGTCGCCGCCCGGGTGCTGCCCAGCGTGGTCTCCGTACAGGCCGGCGAACGGCAGGGCTCCGGCTTCGTCTTCGACGACCGCGGCCGCATCCTCACCAACGCCCACGTCGTCGGCACCGCCACCGACGCCACCGTGGTGCTGCACAGCGGCCGCCGGGTGGACGCCGAGGTGCTGGGCCGCGACACCGGACGGGACGTGGCGGTGCTGGAGGTGGCGGGCCCGTACGCCCCGCGCCCGCTGCCCAGGGGCCGCGCCGCGGACCTGTCCGTCGCCGACTCGGTGCTGGCCATCGGCTCGCCGCTGGGCCTGACCGGCACCGTCACCTCCGGCATCGTCAGCGCCGTCGACCGCGAGGTCTCGCTCGGCGGCGGCGCGCAGCAGCGGGCGGTGCAGACGGACGCCTCCATCAACCCCGGCAACTCCGGCGGCCCGCTGGTGGACGCCGCAGGCCGCGTCGTCGGCATCAACACCGCCATCGCCTCGCTGGACCGGGGCAGCGGCGGCTCGATCGGCATCGGCTTCGCCGTACCCGTGGAGGACGCGGTCCGGGCGGCGGACTCGATCATCGACGGCGATTAG
- a CDS encoding glycerophosphodiester phosphodiesterase, protein MSDGGTERQQPGRRAVLGAAALGGAAAAVGLPGTARAAGGSGGSGGPGPGGRLPNPAVIAHRGASGYRPEHTLGAYQFALDMGADVIEQDLVPTKDGHLVCRHENEIGGTTDVADHPEFAARKTTKTVDGAQITGWFTEDFTLAELKTLRATERIPAVRQRNTLYNGRWEVPTFEEVLQWAERQRRGTGRPVYLHVETKHPSFFRSIGLELEKPLARLLRRYGRDKSNSPIFLQSFEPSSVERLAGLVDSPGVVLLGAASSRPWDFVQAGDPRTVADLVTPEGLAWIAGFAKGLGPTLDLIIPKDSTGKLLEPTALVRDAHDAGLVLHPYTMRNENTFLPADFRRGTDTTHYGDAFGAFQVYFETGIDGIFTDNPDTGLLARNAFLTRG, encoded by the coding sequence ATGAGCGACGGCGGTACGGAGCGGCAGCAGCCCGGCAGACGGGCGGTGCTCGGCGCGGCGGCGCTGGGCGGTGCGGCGGCCGCGGTGGGCCTGCCGGGTACGGCGCGGGCGGCGGGCGGGTCCGGCGGCAGCGGCGGTCCGGGCCCGGGCGGGAGGCTGCCGAACCCGGCGGTGATCGCGCACCGCGGGGCCAGCGGCTACCGGCCCGAGCACACCCTGGGCGCGTACCAGTTCGCCCTCGACATGGGCGCGGACGTCATCGAGCAGGATCTCGTGCCGACGAAGGACGGCCACCTCGTCTGCCGGCACGAGAACGAGATCGGCGGCACCACCGACGTCGCGGACCACCCGGAGTTCGCCGCCCGCAAGACCACCAAGACGGTCGACGGCGCGCAGATCACCGGCTGGTTCACCGAGGACTTCACCCTCGCCGAGCTGAAGACGCTGCGGGCCACGGAGCGCATCCCCGCCGTACGGCAGCGCAACACCCTCTACAACGGCCGCTGGGAGGTGCCCACCTTCGAAGAGGTGCTGCAGTGGGCGGAGCGGCAGCGGCGCGGCACCGGCAGGCCGGTTTACCTGCACGTCGAGACAAAACACCCTAGCTTTTTCCGCTCCATCGGCCTTGAGCTGGAGAAACCGCTGGCGCGGCTGCTGCGCCGCTACGGCCGGGACAAGAGCAACTCGCCCATCTTCCTGCAGTCGTTCGAGCCCAGCAGCGTCGAGCGGCTCGCCGGGCTCGTCGACTCACCGGGTGTCGTGCTGCTCGGCGCGGCGTCCTCGCGGCCATGGGACTTCGTCCAGGCCGGGGACCCGCGCACCGTCGCCGACCTGGTCACGCCCGAGGGGCTGGCGTGGATCGCGGGCTTCGCCAAGGGCCTCGGCCCGACGCTCGACCTGATCATCCCGAAGGACTCCACCGGCAAGCTGCTGGAGCCCACCGCCCTCGTCCGCGACGCGCACGACGCCGGGCTGGTGCTGCACCCGTACACGATGCGCAACGAGAACACGTTCCTGCCGGCGGACTTCCGCAGGGGCACGGACACGACGCACTACGGCGACGCGTTCGGCGCCTTCCAGGTCTACTTCGAGACGGGCATCGACGGGATCTTCACCGACAACCCCGACACCGGGCTGCTCGCCCGGAACGCCTTCCTCACGCGAGGCTGA
- a CDS encoding GNAT family N-acetyltransferase produces MGKSVTITPATNDDAEQVLKLQYLCYQAEAALYGDYRIPPLTETLDELRAEFDRGAAVVARLGDEVVGAVRGTVQADGTAVIGRLIVHPRMQGHGLGARLLLAMEVRLAEGGAPVERFQLLTGHRNEANLRLYRRLGYEPVGTEKVSPRLSLVTLEKAPQGAPATTASSATTAR; encoded by the coding sequence ATGGGCAAGAGTGTGACGATTACGCCGGCGACGAACGACGACGCCGAGCAAGTCCTGAAACTCCAGTACCTCTGCTACCAGGCCGAGGCCGCGCTGTACGGGGACTACCGCATACCCCCGCTCACCGAGACCCTGGACGAGCTGCGCGCGGAGTTCGACCGCGGCGCCGCCGTCGTCGCCCGCCTCGGCGACGAGGTGGTCGGGGCCGTCCGCGGCACGGTGCAGGCCGACGGCACCGCCGTCATCGGGCGGCTCATCGTGCACCCCCGGATGCAGGGCCACGGCCTCGGCGCCCGGCTGCTGCTCGCCATGGAGGTCAGGCTCGCCGAGGGCGGCGCGCCCGTCGAGCGGTTCCAGCTCCTCACCGGACACCGCAACGAGGCGAACCTGCGGCTGTACCGGCGACTGGGCTACGAGCCGGTGGGCACGGAGAAGGTCAGCCCGCGGCTGAGCCTGGTCACTCTGGAGAAGGCCCCTCAGGGCGCGCCCGCGACGACTGCTTCCTCAGCCACCACAGCCCGATGA
- a CDS encoding VWA domain-containing protein has translation MSLASPGWLLLLVPLAALAVAYVVMQARRSRYAVRFTNVDLLDKVMPRRPGWRRHVPATAFCAMAGLLVVGFARPTAETEVPRERATIMVALDVSASMRATDVQPSRFTAAQDAAQAFVTELPERFNVGLVTFSGTSAVALPPTTDREAMRRALDRLDTRQGTAIGEAVFSSAEAIRTLDEQAEREPPPAHVVLLSDGQNTTGRATSAAAEEAAAAGIPVSTIAYGTEGGTIDLASGQSVPVPVDAPALEELATATGGAFHEAASGEELQAVYEDIGSSVGYRTEDREIWQWFVAAALIAALLAAATSLLWFSRLP, from the coding sequence ATGAGTCTCGCCTCGCCCGGGTGGCTCCTGCTGCTCGTGCCGCTCGCCGCCCTCGCCGTCGCGTACGTCGTCATGCAGGCCCGGCGCAGCCGCTACGCCGTGCGGTTCACCAACGTCGACCTGCTCGACAAGGTCATGCCCCGCCGCCCCGGCTGGCGCCGCCACGTGCCGGCCACCGCGTTCTGCGCCATGGCCGGGCTGCTCGTCGTCGGCTTCGCCCGGCCCACCGCCGAGACCGAAGTGCCGCGGGAGCGGGCGACCATCATGGTCGCGCTGGACGTCTCCGCCTCGATGCGGGCCACCGACGTACAGCCGTCGCGGTTCACCGCCGCGCAGGACGCCGCCCAGGCGTTCGTGACCGAGCTGCCCGAGCGGTTCAACGTCGGGCTCGTCACCTTCAGCGGCACCTCCGCCGTCGCGCTGCCGCCGACCACCGACCGCGAGGCCATGCGCCGCGCGCTCGACCGGCTGGACACCCGGCAGGGCACGGCGATCGGCGAGGCGGTCTTCTCCTCCGCCGAGGCGATCCGCACGCTCGACGAACAGGCTGAGCGCGAACCGCCGCCCGCGCACGTCGTGCTGCTCTCCGACGGGCAGAACACCACGGGCCGTGCCACCTCCGCCGCCGCCGAGGAGGCTGCCGCGGCCGGGATCCCGGTGTCGACGATCGCGTACGGCACCGAGGGCGGCACCATCGACCTGGCCAGCGGGCAGAGTGTGCCGGTGCCGGTCGACGCGCCCGCGCTGGAGGAGCTGGCCACCGCGACCGGCGGCGCGTTCCACGAGGCCGCCTCCGGCGAAGAGCTGCAGGCCGTGTACGAGGACATCGGCAGCTCCGTCGGCTACCGCACCGAGGATCGCGAGATCTGGCAGTGGTTCGTCGCGGCCGCGCTGATCGCCGCGCTGCTGGCCGCGGCCACATCCCTGCTGTGGTTCTCGCGCCTACCGTGA
- a CDS encoding 1-acyl-sn-glycerol-3-phosphate acyltransferase — MFRILIKAFLGLLMRVLYRPRVEGHEHIPGTGPVVLAGNHLTFVDSMFLGLVVKRPVFFIGKDEYVTGKGVKGRLMAWFFTSVGMIPVDRDGGRGGVAALMTGRRILEEGRVFAIYPEGTRSPDGRLYRARTGVARLTLMTGAPVVPFAMVGTEKIQPGGAGRPRIARFTVRFGEPLDFSRYEGMDRDRYVLRAVADEVMSEVMRLSGQEYVDVYATKVKSAA; from the coding sequence TTGTTCCGCATCCTGATCAAGGCGTTTCTCGGCTTGCTCATGCGTGTCCTGTACCGCCCCCGGGTGGAGGGCCACGAGCACATTCCCGGCACGGGCCCGGTCGTCCTCGCCGGCAACCACCTCACGTTCGTCGACTCGATGTTCCTCGGCCTGGTCGTGAAGCGGCCGGTGTTCTTCATCGGCAAGGACGAGTACGTCACGGGCAAGGGCGTCAAGGGCCGCCTGATGGCCTGGTTCTTCACCTCGGTCGGGATGATCCCGGTGGACCGGGACGGCGGCCGCGGCGGTGTCGCGGCGCTGATGACGGGGCGCCGGATCCTGGAGGAGGGCCGGGTCTTCGCCATCTACCCGGAGGGCACCCGCTCCCCCGACGGCCGGCTGTACCGGGCGCGTACGGGTGTGGCGCGGCTGACGCTGATGACCGGCGCGCCCGTGGTGCCGTTCGCGATGGTCGGTACGGAGAAGATCCAGCCGGGCGGCGCGGGCCGGCCGCGGATCGCCCGGTTCACGGTGCGTTTCGGGGAGCCGCTGGACTTCTCCCGCTACGAGGGCATGGACCGCGACCGGTACGTGCTGCGGGCGGTGGCCGACGAGGTGATGAGCGAGGTCATGCGGCTGTCCGGGCAGGAGTACGTCGACGTGTACGCCACGAAGGTGAAGTCGGCCGCCTGA
- a CDS encoding DUF58 domain-containing protein, with protein sequence MSATGSAAGATARGVPGSPSLGELTPEQALQHLRLLFTRRPDGLLQGDLTALVPGPGGEPDESRPYAPGVDDVRRMDWNATARTTVPHVRMTLADRELTTWIVLDASASMDFGTGRMEKRDLAVGAAAAVAFLTERAGNRLGAQLVRPDGIQRIPARGGRRHLMRVLRTALERPRVPAGPQTHTLAEAVAALQRAERRRGLVAVVSDFLEPGWEQPLRALARRHQVLAVEIVDPRELELPPVGLLTVVDPESGRRREIPTYSKRLRERYAAAAAEQRAAIARALRAAGAARLPLRTDRDWVRDIARYAAAQRRGTGGAA encoded by the coding sequence ATGAGCGCGACCGGCAGCGCGGCGGGTGCGACGGCCCGGGGCGTGCCCGGCTCGCCGTCGCTGGGCGAACTCACCCCGGAACAGGCGCTCCAGCACCTGCGGCTCCTCTTCACCCGCCGCCCCGACGGCCTCCTCCAGGGCGACCTCACCGCCCTCGTCCCCGGCCCCGGCGGCGAGCCGGACGAGAGCCGCCCGTACGCCCCGGGCGTGGACGACGTACGCCGCATGGACTGGAACGCCACCGCCCGCACCACCGTGCCGCACGTGCGGATGACCCTCGCGGACCGCGAGCTGACCACCTGGATCGTCCTCGACGCCAGCGCCAGCATGGACTTCGGCACCGGCCGGATGGAGAAGCGCGACCTCGCCGTCGGCGCTGCCGCGGCCGTCGCGTTCCTCACCGAGCGCGCGGGCAACCGCCTCGGCGCCCAGCTCGTCCGCCCCGACGGTATCCAGCGCATCCCCGCCCGCGGCGGGCGGCGGCATCTGATGCGGGTGCTGCGCACCGCGCTCGAACGCCCCCGCGTGCCGGCGGGCCCGCAGACCCACACTCTCGCCGAGGCGGTGGCCGCGCTGCAGCGCGCGGAGCGCCGCCGCGGGCTGGTCGCCGTCGTCTCCGACTTCCTCGAACCGGGCTGGGAGCAGCCGCTGCGGGCCCTGGCCCGGCGGCACCAGGTCCTGGCCGTCGAGATCGTCGACCCCCGCGAGCTGGAGCTGCCCCCGGTGGGGCTGCTCACCGTCGTGGACCCGGAGTCGGGCCGGCGCCGGGAGATCCCCACGTACTCGAAGCGGCTGCGGGAGCGGTACGCCGCCGCCGCGGCGGAGCAGCGCGCGGCGATCGCCCGGGCGCTGCGGGCCGCGGGCGCGGCACGGCTGCCGCTGCGCACGGACCGTGACTGGGTCCGGGACATCGCCCGCTACGCGGCGGCACAGCGCCGCGGGACGGGCGGTGCGGCATGA